A single window of Anomaloglossus baeobatrachus isolate aAnoBae1 chromosome 5, aAnoBae1.hap1, whole genome shotgun sequence DNA harbors:
- the HOXB3 gene encoding homeobox protein Hox-B3 encodes MQKASYYDNPTLFGGYSYQAGALGYEGSQQAFATSSHLDNDFQRSSCSLQSLGHNSPLAKPKNINGSCMRPSLASEHHQASSLSPQPNPTATPSNSSSTQSGAKSSSLKTQVPSNTTSKQIFPWMKESRQNSKQKSSPPATAAESCSGDRSPPGSSASKRARTAYTSAQLVELEKEFHFNRYLCRPRRVEMANLLNLSERQIKIWFQNRRMKYKKDQKVKGMSSSSGGPSPTSTPPLSMQSSAGFLGSMHSMTANYEAPSPPPFNNKPHQNAYYQTPAKGCPSQQKYGNTAPEYDHHGLQGNGASYVSPSMQGSPVYVGGNYVDSVPAQGPSMYGLNHLAHQPNNLDYSGAPSMPTSQHHAPCEPHPTYTELSSHHQGRIQEAPKLTHL; translated from the exons ATGCAGAAAGCGTCCTACTATGACAACCCCACTCTCTTTGGAGGCTACTCGTACCAGGCCGGCGCTCTGGGCTATGAAGGGTCACAGCAGGCTTTTGCGACTTCTTCTCACCTCGACAACGATTTCCAGCGTTCATCTTGTTCCTTACAATCCCTGGGACACAATAGTCCATTGGCTAAACCTAAAAACATAAATGGAAGCTGTATGCGCCCCAGCCTGGCATCTGAGCACCACCaggcctcttctctctccccccagccaaaTCCCACAGCAACTCCCAGTAACAGCAGCAGCACCCAGTCTGGAGCCAAGTCCTCGTCACTAAAAACCCAGGTCCCTTCCAACACAACCAGCAAACAGATTTTCCCATGGATGAAAGAATCCAGGCAAAACTCCAAGCAAAAATCCAGCCCCCCTGCCACAG CGGCAGAGAGCTGCAGTGGTGACAGGAGCCCCCCGGGTTCCTCTGCCTCCAAGAGGGCGCGCACGGCCTACACCAGCGCGCAGTTAGTGGAGCTGGAGAAGGAGTTCCACTTTAACCGCTACCTGTGCCGACCCAGGAGGGTGGAAATGGCAAATCTGCTTAACCTCAGTGAGAGGCAAATCAAGATCTGGTTCCAGAATCGCAGAATGAAGTATAAAAAAGATCAAAAGGTAAAAGGGATGTCATCATCCTCTGGAGGACCTTCACCAACTAGCACTCCACCTCTGAGCATGCAATCCTCTGCAGGATTCCTGGGATCCATGCACTCAATGACTGCAAATTATGAGGCACCGTCCCCACCCCCCTTTAATAACAAACCCCACCAGAATGCCTACTACCAGACCCCAGCAAAAGGTTGTCCTTCCCAACAGAAGTACGGAAACACGGCTCCAGAGTATGACCACCATGGTTTACAGGGAAATGGAGCCAGCTATGTCTCTCCTAGTATGCAAGGAAGCCCAGTGTATGTTGGGGGGAACTATGTGGATTCTGTGCCAGCACAAGGCCCTTCTATGTATGGTCTTAACCACCTTGCACACCAGCCCAATAACTTGGACTATAGTGGTGCCCCTTCCATGCCAACCAGCCAGCACCATGCACCTTGTGAACCCCATCCAACCTACACAGAGCTCTCATCACATCATCAGGGAAGGATCCAGGAAGCCCCTAAACTGACCCATTTGTGA